One Triplophysa dalaica isolate WHDGS20190420 chromosome 1, ASM1584641v1, whole genome shotgun sequence DNA segment encodes these proteins:
- the nqo1 gene encoding NAD(P)H dehydrogenase [quinone] 1: MAQKTALIVYAHQSPASFNAAARDAAVEALKDQGYKVLVSDLYAMNFKATATADDIKGDLKNPEHFRYNEETSVAWQEGRLSDDITEEQNKVKQAELVIFQFPLYWFSMPAIMKGWIDRVLTHGFAYTLQRMYANGLLKGKKAMLSITTGGMESMYLPDGLNGDINVSLWPIQSGVLHFCGFEVLAPQFFWCPAHCPPPVRTAMLDGWRERVSGLMAEKHLSFAPLEKFDLSFQGGFKLRSEVKEKCESLSHGLSTGHHLGKPLPPDNQTKAK, translated from the exons ATGG CACAGAAGACTGCGCTGATTGTTTACGCCCATCAGAGTCCCGCATCATTCAACGCAGCAGCGCGTGATGCAGCGGTCGAGGCCCTGAAAGACCAAGGCTACAAAGTCTTAGTGTCAGATCTCTATGCTATGAACTTCAAAGCCACAGCTACTGCAGATGATATTAAAG GTGATCTGAAGAACCCTGAGCACTTCCGTTACAATGAAGAGACAAGTGTTGCTTGGCAAGAAGGCAGACTAAGCGATGACATCACAGAGGAACAGAATAAGGTTAAACAGGCGGAGCTGGTCATCTTTCAG TTCCCTCTCTACTGGTTCAGTATGCCAGCCATCATGAAGGGCTGGATAGACCGCGTCTTAACTCATGGATTTGCCTACACCCTACAGAGGATGTATGCGAATGGCCTTTTAAAG GGGAAAAAGGCCATGCTTTCAATAACCACTGGAGGAATGGAGTCCATGTATCTGCCTGATGGTCTCAATGGGGACATCAATGTTTCACTCTGGCCCATACAG AGTGGTGTGCTGCATTTCTGCGGGTTTGAGGTTCTTGCCCCACAGTTCTTCTGGTGTCCGGCACATTGTCCGCCACCAGTAAGAACCGCCATGTTAGACGGATGGCGGGAGAGGGTGAGCGGTCTGATGGCAGAAAAGCATCTGTCCTTCGCTCCACTTGAAAAGTTTGACCTGAGTTTCCAAGGAGGTTTCAAGCTACGGTCTGAGGTGAAGGAGAAGTGTGAATCTCTGTCTCACGGCCTCAGCACCGGACATCATCTGGGCAAACCGCTTCCTCCTGACAACCAGACTAAAGCCAAATAA
- the kiaa0895l gene encoding microtubule-associated tyrosine carboxypeptidase, giving the protein MVLDLGENCMEQANGGGLSKNVSEMLDPEPSTEKPKPVRARTSSVTQRDNGTPNGPRVQPGTTSDNSTQVHRRPHNPECVRKGEPSQSGQPGRRGPCQRPLSLEIKPQRIRAPQQQMVKKPPWRSGGPSPPVRSLTSLSLGHGNWLRRSESTCTMISSTPARAGRGRMRPATSLPHIDRGMGSLPSPSTPRGPCLLVALRPINLEQERQTFFESNYEYEPQFEYAPPEPISVLEKYKEGSGLFLTQAVGIMECVLRKYGTYEGFEEVTGGNLLPKSQVWAATRKYLLKEGCVGEVVVCLSDELLSQAVMMVERCRPTLTINLSGARQHWLEGMLRHEIGTHYLRGVNNGMQPWATSVGRKQFGLKPANPTEEGLASLHSVLLRKQPFLWRAALLYYTVYHATNMSFGQLFRHIARFVQDPAVRWEYCLRAKRGQTDTSKPGCFSKDQVYLDGILRLLRHRRNIDFKILTSLGKVSYEDVERLRHLAVLKRTRIPHFMQDEERYLQHLDHIVTVNELNDAELQELIP; this is encoded by the exons ATGGTGCTGGATCTGGGTGAGAACTGCATGGAGCAGGCTAATGGAGGAGGGCTCTCAAAGAATGTTTCAGAAATGTTAGACCCAGAGCCGAGCACAGAGAAACCCAAACCAGTAAGAGCCAGAACAAGCAGTGTCACCCAAAGAGACAACGGGACCCCCAACGGGCCTCGCGTTCAACCCGGTACCACCTCTGATAACAGCACGCAGGTTCACCGAAGGCCCCACAATCCAGAATGTGTGAGAAAGGGAGAACCCTCACAGTCGGGGCAACCCGGCAGGCGGGGACCCTGTCAACGACCGCTCAGTCTGGAGATCAAACCACAGCGGATTCGAGCACCTCAGCAGCAGATGGTGAAGAAACCCCCGTGGCGCAGTGGGGGTCCCTCCCCGCCTGTGAGAAGCTTGACGAGTCTGAGTTTGGGACATGGAAACTGGCTCCGCAGGAGCGAGAGCACATGCACTATGATCTCCTCGACGCCCGCACGTGCTGGCAGGGGTCGAATGCGGCCTGCAACGTCCTTGCCGCACATTGACAGGGGTATGGGATCGCTGCCTTCGCCCTCGACCCCTCGTGGACCGTGCCTGCTTGTGGCGCTCCGTCCCATAAACCTGGAACAGGAACGTCAGACCTTTTTTGAGTCTAACTATGAGTATGAACCCCAGTTTGAGTATGCCCCCCCTGAGCCCATCAGTGTTTTGGAGAAGTACAAAGAAGGATCTGGTCTTTTTCTCACACAG GCAGTTGGAATTATGGAGTGTGTCTTGAGGAAGTATGGTACCTATGAGGGCTTTGAAGAGGTCACAGGGGGAAACCTGCTTCCGAAGAGTCAAGTGTGGGCAGCTACACGCAAATACCTACTGAAGGAGGGTTGCGTCGGTGAG GTGGTGGTATGTCTCTCTGATGAGCTTCTGTCCCAGGCAGTAATGATGGTAGAGAGGTGTCGACCAACATTGACTATCAACTTGTCGGGGGCACGCCAACACTGGCTAGAGGGCATGCTGAGACATGAGATCG GCACACATTACTTGCGGGGTGTAAATAACGGCATGCAACCATGGGCCACTTCTGTTGGAAGAAAGCAATTTGGACTGAAACCAGCGAATCCTACCGAAGAGGGGCTCGCCAGTCTTCACAGCGTGTTGCTACGGAAACAGCCCTTCCTGTGGCGAGCCGCTCTGCTCTACTATACTGTATACCACGCCACCAACATGAGCTTCGGCCAACTGTTCAGACATATTGCACGCTTTGTCCAAGATCCTGCTGTCCGATGGGAATACTGCCTTCGCGCCAAACGGGGACAAACAGATACCTCCAAACCAG GTTGCTTTAGTAAAGATCAAGTCTACCTTGATGGAATTCTAAGGCTTTTACGGCACAGGAGAAACATCgattttaaaattttaaccTCGCTTGGCAAG GTGTCGTATGAAGATGTAGAGAGACTTCGCCATTTAGCTGTTCTAAAGAGAACCCGGATTCCTCACTTCATGCAGGATGAGGAACGTTATCTTCAACACCTCGACCACATTGTTACAGTGAATGAACTGAATGatgcagagcttcaggagctcaTCCCATGA